A single region of the Chelonia mydas isolate rCheMyd1 chromosome 4, rCheMyd1.pri.v2, whole genome shotgun sequence genome encodes:
- the RCHY1 gene encoding RING finger and CHY zinc finger domain-containing protein 1 isoform X2 codes for MAAAEAGCEHYRRSCLLQAPCCGKFYVCRLCHDSKEDHQMDRFKVKQVQCAKCKSIQQAQQSCEDCSSMFGEYYCGICHLFDKDKKQYHCEKCGICRIGPKEDFFHCSKCNLCLALSFQGKHKCIENVSRQDCPICLEDIHTSRVGAHVLPCGHLLHRTCYEDMLKEGYRCPLCMHSALDMSRYWRQLDDEVAQTPMPTEYQNMMVEVNGNFSHHAPFQSPSIIGHSLPSC; via the exons ATGGCGGCGGCGGAGGCCGGCTGCGAGCACTATCGCCGCAGCTGCCTGCTCCAG GCTCCTTGCTGCGGTAAGTTTTACGTTTGCCGTCTGTGTCATGACAGCAAGGAAGATCATCAGATGGATCGTTTTAAAGTAAAACAAGTGCAGTGTGCAAAGTGCAAAAGCATCCAGCAG GCTCAACAGAGTTGTGAGGATTGCAGCAGTATGTTCGGAGAATATTACTGCGGTATATGTCACCTGTTTGACAAAGACAAGAAGCAGTATCACTGTGAGAAGTGTGGAATTTGTAG gattggtccaaaagaagaCTTTTTCCATTGTTCAAAGTGTAACTTATGTCTAGCTTTGAGTTTTCAAGGAAAACACAAG tGCATTGAAAATGTCTCCAGGCAGGACTGTCCAATATGTTTGGAG GACATTCACACCTCACGTGTTGGAGCTCACGTTCTGCCGTGTGGACACCTTCTTCATAG aactTGTTATGAAGACATGTTAAAAGA AGGTTACCGATGCCCCTTGTGCATGCACTCGGCTTTAGATATGTCCAGGTACTGGCGACAATTGGATGATGAAGTGGCGCAAACCCCTATGCCCACGGAATATCAGAACATGATGGTGGAGGTAAATGGCAACTTTTCTCACCATGCCCCCTTCCAGTCTCCCTCCATTATCGGTCACTCTCTACCATCCTGTTAG
- the RCHY1 gene encoding RING finger and CHY zinc finger domain-containing protein 1 isoform X1 yields the protein MAAAEAGCEHYRRSCLLQAPCCGKFYVCRLCHDSKEDHQMDRFKVKQVQCAKCKSIQQAQQSCEDCSSMFGEYYCGICHLFDKDKKQYHCEKCGICRIGPKEDFFHCSKCNLCLALSFQGKHKCIENVSRQDCPICLEDIHTSRVGAHVLPCGHLLHRTCYEDMLKEGYRCPLCMHSALDMSRYWRQLDDEVAQTPMPTEYQNMMVEILCNDCSARSTVQFHILGMKCTSCESYNTAQDGGCRMALEQQ from the exons ATGGCGGCGGCGGAGGCCGGCTGCGAGCACTATCGCCGCAGCTGCCTGCTCCAG GCTCCTTGCTGCGGTAAGTTTTACGTTTGCCGTCTGTGTCATGACAGCAAGGAAGATCATCAGATGGATCGTTTTAAAGTAAAACAAGTGCAGTGTGCAAAGTGCAAAAGCATCCAGCAG GCTCAACAGAGTTGTGAGGATTGCAGCAGTATGTTCGGAGAATATTACTGCGGTATATGTCACCTGTTTGACAAAGACAAGAAGCAGTATCACTGTGAGAAGTGTGGAATTTGTAG gattggtccaaaagaagaCTTTTTCCATTGTTCAAAGTGTAACTTATGTCTAGCTTTGAGTTTTCAAGGAAAACACAAG tGCATTGAAAATGTCTCCAGGCAGGACTGTCCAATATGTTTGGAG GACATTCACACCTCACGTGTTGGAGCTCACGTTCTGCCGTGTGGACACCTTCTTCATAG aactTGTTATGAAGACATGTTAAAAGA AGGTTACCGATGCCCCTTGTGCATGCACTCGGCTTTAGATATGTCCAGGTACTGGCGACAATTGGATGATGAAGTGGCGCAAACCCCTATGCCCACGGAATATCAGAACATGATGGTGGAG ATCCTTTGCAATGATTGCAGTGCCCGGTCCACGGTACAGTTCCATATCTTAGGCATGAAATGTACAAGCTGTGAATCCTACAACACTGCTCAAGATGGAGGATGCAGGATGGCTCTGGAGCAGCAGTGA
- the RCHY1 gene encoding RING finger and CHY zinc finger domain-containing protein 1 isoform X3, with product MDRFKVKQVQCAKCKSIQQAQQSCEDCSSMFGEYYCGICHLFDKDKKQYHCEKCGICRIGPKEDFFHCSKCNLCLALSFQGKHKCIENVSRQDCPICLEDIHTSRVGAHVLPCGHLLHRTCYEDMLKEGYRCPLCMHSALDMSRYWRQLDDEVAQTPMPTEYQNMMVEILCNDCSARSTVQFHILGMKCTSCESYNTAQDGGCRMALEQQ from the exons ATGGATCGTTTTAAAGTAAAACAAGTGCAGTGTGCAAAGTGCAAAAGCATCCAGCAG GCTCAACAGAGTTGTGAGGATTGCAGCAGTATGTTCGGAGAATATTACTGCGGTATATGTCACCTGTTTGACAAAGACAAGAAGCAGTATCACTGTGAGAAGTGTGGAATTTGTAG gattggtccaaaagaagaCTTTTTCCATTGTTCAAAGTGTAACTTATGTCTAGCTTTGAGTTTTCAAGGAAAACACAAG tGCATTGAAAATGTCTCCAGGCAGGACTGTCCAATATGTTTGGAG GACATTCACACCTCACGTGTTGGAGCTCACGTTCTGCCGTGTGGACACCTTCTTCATAG aactTGTTATGAAGACATGTTAAAAGA AGGTTACCGATGCCCCTTGTGCATGCACTCGGCTTTAGATATGTCCAGGTACTGGCGACAATTGGATGATGAAGTGGCGCAAACCCCTATGCCCACGGAATATCAGAACATGATGGTGGAG ATCCTTTGCAATGATTGCAGTGCCCGGTCCACGGTACAGTTCCATATCTTAGGCATGAAATGTACAAGCTGTGAATCCTACAACACTGCTCAAGATGGAGGATGCAGGATGGCTCTGGAGCAGCAGTGA